TCGGCCAGCGTGTTGGCGAAAAACAGGTCTGCCGATGCGATACGCTCCACCGGGTCGAGCTGCGGGGCGGCTGCGGCGTGGAAATGCTCGGGCAGCCCGTCGATCTGCTCGACATTAAAGACGGTGTATCCCTTCATAAAAAAGATGTCGCGTTCGGTTTCCTCGCCGTCTTCGCCTGCATCGGTTTTGCGGATGCGGTCGGCGTAGACGACCAGCGAGCCTTTCGAGCCGGCTTTGACGCCGCCGCCTGCGGCCTTGGCCTGCTTGAAGGTCATCCAGATGGGGGCGGCAAAGCCCTGTGCCTCGGCGGCCATCCACAGCATCAGCACGTTGACGCCCTTGTACGGCTCGCCGCTGGCACGAAGCGGGCGGGTGATGCGGCCTGCGGCATGCTCCGCATTCCACGGCTTGTGCCATGGCCTGACGCCTTTCTCCAGTTCGGCGACGATGGCGTTGGTGACGCGGGCGTAAATGTCGATTCTTTCGTTTTGCATGGGTCTGGCTCCGTTTGAAATGGATGAAGGCTCGGTTGAGCGTGCTCGCCGCTCAACCGGGACGAAGGCCAGACTTTGAAGGGGGGAAGTGCGGTCAAGCCCGGGGTTGCGGGGGGCACCGGCCTGCACAAACCTTTGGTGCGGAAGGCTGGGGGGAAACCGCAACGCCGGGCTTGAAGGCACGGGGGGAATCCCCCCTCTTCTTCCATCAGCGGGCGAAAGTGCTGAAAGGCCCGAAGGGCGGGAGCGGATGCGTACCACGAAAGCACGCGACGGCGTCAGCCGGGATGGCCAGATTGACCTCGGGCGGCATAGGGTGGCAGGTTATGATGCTTCGAGTAACCGAATCGAAGCCGACGCTGGCAGTAGATCCTTATGGGAGTTGCGACGCATGAAAGATCCGCACGTCGAAACGCTACGCTACAAGTTGGAAGTGGATCAGACCTATGGCCGGATTGAGAATCCGCCGCCCCTTATTCACGAGACGGAAGCGTATCGGATGTGTCTGGAAAACGACGTTTTAGTGATCGACATGAAGGAGCACCACGCAACCATTCAATCGGCAAGGAATCGCGTCGAACCCGATTTGGAAGCGTGGCAGCTGGACGCGGCTTTGCAACGAGAACACATGTGGCTCCGATTTATATATGATGAGGCGGGGGCCGTAGTAAAAGACCTCCACATTTGGCCGGAAGGGCATAACGTTGCGACGGGCAGCCTAGTGATCGGGCCGATCATCGTTTCAGGAACGGGCACTTGCGGGCCTCCGGTGTTTCAGGAATACCCGCAACCGCCTAAGCGTTTCAGGGCGTCTGAGGACGTAGAGGCGATGTTCCGGCGTTACGAGCGTGCCGTTTGGCGAGATGAGACGCAGCTGCTTTCCACCGGATATGCCTGCCTGAGCTTGATGGAAGGAGCGGCGGCAGTTGGCAGCGAGAACAGCTCACGGAATAAGGCAGTAGATAAATACAACATTCACATCGACGTGTTTGACGCCCTTGGAACGATTGTTTCGACATATGGAAGCCTTGAAGAGGCAAGGAAACTCCACGCGGATGCCAAGCGTGAGGCGTTAAGTCACGATGAAAAAATCTGGGTTCGGGCAGCGATCAGGACGCTTATCCGCCGGAAAGCTGAATACGACCACGACCCTCGTGAAGCGAATAGCTTGCCGCAGATAATCATGGAGGATCTGCCGACGCTTACTACGGCAGATAGCCTAAAACGCGTTAGAAAGCCGCGGAAGCATGGGAACGGCCACAGCAAAGGGGGAAGCAGCCCGAGCGGCTGACGCCCCTCTACGGGCTTCCAATGCGGCGGCAAGCCTATGCCATGCTGCCAGCCGGGTGCAGGCTCGCCTTGCGGCGTGCGTAGGCGTCGCCGGGCATGCGGCTGCGAACTGCCAGCCGGTAGCCGATCTGCTCAAGTTCCGCTTTCAGTGCGGCGT
This window of the Paludisphaera borealis genome carries:
- a CDS encoding ArdC family protein; the protein is MQNERIDIYARVTNAIVAELEKGVRPWHKPWNAEHAAGRITRPLRASGEPYKGVNVLMLWMAAEAQGFAAPIWMTFKQAKAAGGGVKAGSKGSLVVYADRIRKTDAGEDGEETERDIFFMKGYTVFNVEQIDGLPEHFHAAAAPQLDPVERIASADLFFANTLADIRHGGNQAYYAGEADYVQMPPFVSFSDAESYCSTLAHELTHWTKHPSRLNREFGRKQFGDAGYAREELVAEIGAAFLCCDLGLAAEPRADHASYLDHWLKVLKEDKRAIFQAAAHAQKAADFLHGLQPPSNDS